A window from Malassezia japonica chromosome 1, complete sequence encodes these proteins:
- a CDS encoding uncharacterized protein (EggNog:ENOG503NWDF; COG:A): MANRTGTRVVFVGNIPYDISEEQLVNVFSEVGRVVAFRLVSDKEQGKFKGYGFCEYEDAETAASAVRNLNDVEVGGRPLRLDFAEMDPMVSGGETRSKPAALAPFPAGAPLPPGVSSTDAITHAIASLPPHQLMDILTQMKGLAATAPDQARALLLGNPQLAYAVFHAMLMMNVVDPVVVQRVLGESGAAHAPPAPPMPIKTETRSTPTPTPAPAPAPVQATPTPAPGPQLDDQQRQLLNQVLQLTPDQINALPPDQRASILQLKAQFGQ, from the exons ATGGCGAACCGTACAGGAACGCGGGTGGTGTTTG TCGGAAACATCCCCTATGATATTTCGGAAGAGCAGCTGGTCAATGTGTTTTCCGAGGTgggccgcgtcgtcgccttCCGCCTCGTGAGCGACAAGGAGCAGGGCAAGTTTAAGGGGTACGGATTCTGCGAATACGAAGACGCAGAAaccgcggcgtcggcggtgcgcaacctgaacgacgtcgaggtcggcggccgccccctgcgcctcgacttTGCAGAGATGGACCCGATGGtgagcggcggcgagacgcgctcgaaacccgcggcgctggcgccgtttccggcgggcgcgccgctgccgcccggCGTGTCGTCGACGGATGCCATTACGCATGCCATcgcctcgctgccgccgcaccAGCTCATGGATATCCTCACGCAGATGAAAGGACTCGCTGCCACCGCGCCCGACCAGGCTCgggcgctgctcctcggcaacCCCCAGCTGGCTTATGCTGTATTCCACGCAATGCTCATGATGAATGTTGTGGACCCAGTcgtggtgcagcgcgtgctggGCGAGTCTGGCGCTGCACATGCCccccccgcgccgccgatgccgatCAAGACCGAGACGcggagcacgccgacgcccacaccggcgcctgcgcctgcgccggtccaggcgacgccgacgcccgcgccgggcccccagctcgacgaccagcAGCGGCAGCTCCTCAACCAGGTGCTGCAGCTGACGCCGGACCAGATCAACGCGCTGCCGCCTGACCAGCGCGCGAGCATTCTGCAGCTCAAGGCGCAGTTTGGGCAGTAG
- a CDS encoding uncharacterized protein (COG:O; EggNog:ENOG503P4ET) — protein sequence MSEESLPVLLNTVQTRLVQSQRQLSIVRAQVNARQREIKLQELTLEQLKGLGPETRMYEAVGKMFMQESYDDLTSDIQRKQGSASEETDMLLKKQKFLEKQVAEAQSHLNDLVRSIERANVPA from the exons ATGTCGGAAGAGTCGCTGCCGGTG CTGCTCAATACAGTACAGACGCGCCTGGTGCagtcgcagcgccagctGAGCATTGTGCGCGCACAGGTGAATGCGCGACAGCGCGAGATCAAGCTCCAGGAGCtgacgctcgagcagctcaaggGACTGGGGCCCGAAACGCGCATGTACGAGGCCGTGGGCAAGAT GTTCATGCAAGAAAGCTACGATGACCTCACGTCGGATATCCAGCGGAAACAGGGCTCGGCCTCGGAAGAGACCGACATGCTGCTGAAAAAGCAAAAG TTCCTTGAAAAGCAGGTGGCCGAGGCACAGTCGCACCTGAACGACCTCGTGCGCTCGATCGAACGCGCGAATGTGCCCGCGTAA
- the ATG9 gene encoding autophagy protein atg9 (BUSCO:EOG092615CC; EggNog:ENOG503NXZS; TransMembrane:6 (i106-131o151-172i281-299o319-343i405-426o442-460i); COG:U) produces MEVWTRGGGADEAQDCGPPTSLILERVGHSKSIFDESALPPVDEEEGDRAALLGHARAPRAAHAPPSAHERALWHWVNVVDMDGFLKEIYEYYTGQGYTSIVLGRVLSVLTCAFVVVFAAFLGGCIDYSAIRMGGTLHEALVGQCFARVSTLSIASVAVVGMVCAWQAVIFGSSLKRLAALRDIYTHLFDIPEDDLVSIPWEEVVTRLQRLAEAHPCAAHHEGVSFDALSVAHRIMRQENFLIALEDHGILCAEVPLPTHSAFVHSALGALFPRLSRALEWNLRFCLLGFAFNASGQFQPHLLEAQHRAESIASVRRRFLFMALVNAVLAPFLVVYLLVYSFFRYFEEYHRNPASLGSRQYTLLARWRFREYNELPHLFQQRLHQSYASARTYLDQFPRARYVRVARFGAFISGSFVAVFLLGAVIEPDVMVHFDIVPGRNVLFFLGVCGTALAAFRGMIPDEHAVRDPQAALDAVIHYTHYCPPAWRQGQMYSTRVLREFCALYALKVHVFLNELLSVLITPLVLWRCQERLAEKYVDFFRHGTVHVPGLGYVCRYAAFDVDARDNKMEQSMLSFSVAHPAWASQHQVPSAPPGRFPFTPSSSVRAM; encoded by the exons ATGGAGGTATGGACGCGggggggcggcgccgacgaggcgcaagACTGCgggccgccgacgtcgctcatcctcgagcgtgtcggACATAGCAAGAGCATATTTGACGAATCCGCACTCccgccggtcgacgaggaggagggcgaccgcgcggcgctgctcggccacgcgcgtgcgccacgcgcggcgcacgcacctcccagcgcgcacgagcgcgcgctgtgGCACTGGGTGAATGTCGTGGACATGGACGGCTTTCTGAAAGAGATCTACGAGTATTATACGGGGCAGGGGTATACAAGCATCGTGCTCGGGCGCGTACTGAGCGTGCTTACCTGTGCGTTTGTCGTGGTCTTTGCCGCCTTCCTTGGTGGCTGCATCGACTACTCGGCGATTCGCATGGGGGGGACACtccacgaggcgctcgtagGCCAGTGCTTTGCGCGCGTGTCGACACTGTCGATTGCCTCGGTGGCGGTCGTGGGCATGGTCTGTGCGTGGCAGGCGGTCATTTTTGGCTCGAGCCtcaagcgcctcgctgcgctgcgcgacatcTACACGCACCTCTTTGACATTCCTGAGGACGATCTCGTGTCGATTCCGTGGGAAGAGGTCGTGACACGGCTGCAGCggctggccgaggcgcatccttgcgcagcgcatcacGAAGGCGTGTCGTTCGACGCGCTCAGCGTTGCGCACCGTATCATGCGCCAGGAAAACTTTTTgattgcgctcgaggaccaCGGCATCCTGTGCGCCGAGGTACCACTCCCGACACACAGCGCGTTCGTCCACagcgcactcggcgcgctgttTCCGCGGCTGTCGCGCGCGTTGGAGTGGAATCTGCGGTTTTGCCTGCTGGGCTTTGCGTTTAATGCCTCGGGGCAGTTTCAGCCGCACCtactcgaggcgcagcaccgtGCAGAGAGCATCGCGAG tgtgcgccgccgcttttTGTTCATGGCCCTGGTGAATGCGGTGCTGGCCCCGTTCCTGGTCGTGTACCTTCTCGTGTACTCCTTTTTTCGGTACTTTGAAGAGTACCACCGCAACCCCGCCTCGCTCGGATCGCGGCAATATACCCTCCTCGCCCGCTGGCGGTTCCGTGAATACAACGAGCTCCCCCACCTCTTCCAGCAGCGGCTGCACCAGAGCTACGCAAGCGCGCGTACCTACCTCGACCAATTTCCCCGCGCACGATAcgtgcgcgtggcgcgcttTGGCGCGTTCATCTCGGGCTCGTTTGTGGCGGTCTTTTTGCTCGGTGCGGTGATCGAGCCCGACGTGATGGTGCATTTTGACATTGTGCCTGGGCGAAATGTGCTCTTTTTCCTCGGCGTgtgcggcacggcgctcgcagcgTTCCGGGGTATGATCCCTGATGAGCATGCGGTGCGCGATCCccaagcggcgctcgacgcggtgaTCCACTATACCCACTACTGCCCCCCCGCGTGGCGCCAAGGACAGATGTACTCGACGCGTGTCCTGCGCGAATTTTGCGCGCTGTACGCACTGAAAGTGCACGTCTTTCTGAACGAGCTTCTCTCTGTGCTCAtcacgccgctcgtcctCTGGCGGTGCcaggagcgcctggcggAAAAGTACGTCGACTTTTTCCGTCACGGCACCGTGCACGTCCCTGGCCTCGGCTACGTTTGCCGGTACGCGGCGTTTGACGTGGATGCGCGCGATAATA AAATGGAGCAGAGCATGCTCTCATTCTCAGTCGCGCACCCCGCGTGGGCGTCGCAGCACCAAGTGCCGTCTGCACCTCCAGGGCGCTTCCCCTTTACGCCCAGCAGCTCGGTCCGCGCAATGTAG